ATCACGCACGCCGGAGACGGCAGCGGCAGGCTGTTCGTGACAGAGCAGCAGGGGAGGATCAGGATCGTAAAGGACGGCAGGCTGCTCAAAAAGCCGTTCCTCGATATAACGAAGCGTGTCAGCTGCTGCGGCGAGCGCGGCCTCCTGAGCGTCGCCTTCCCGCCGGACTTCGTTCAGAAAAAGTATTTTTACGTAAACTACACGAACAGCAAAGGCGATACGGTCGTTTCGCGCTTCTTCGTCTCATCGGATCCCGATGCCGCAAATCCTGAAAGCGAGTCGATCATCCTTACCATCGACCAGCCTTATGCAAACCATAACGGCGGACAGATCGCGTTCGGCCCCGACGGGTATCTCTATATCGGCATGGGAGACGGAGGCGCGGGCGGCGATCCCAAGGACTACGCGCAGTCTCCCGGCTCGCTCCTGGGGAAAATGCTGCGCATCGATGTGGAGTCGAAGGTGCTGCCGTACGGAATCCCCGACACCAATCCCTTCGTGAAGACCAGGGGCTACCGTGACGAAATCTGGGCACTCGGCCTGAGAAACCCCTGGCGCTTCTCCTTCGACCGGCAGACAGGCGATCTCTATATCGCCGACGTGGGGCAGGACAGGTATGAGGAGATACACGTTCAGCCTGCCGCCAGCAGGGGAGGGGAGAATTACGGATGGGATATCATGGAGGGGGCGCACTGCTTCGAGCCGCCGGTGAACTGCGACCGGAGCGGCCTCGTCATGCCCGTCACGGAATACGACCACTCCCGGGGCTGTTCGATAACGGGCGGCATGGTCTACCGGGGCGGGTCGTACCCTTCGCTGCAGGGCGTCTATCTCTACGGCGATTACTGTTCAGGCCGCGTATGGGGCATGAGACGCTCCGGCTCGGTCTGGCAAAGTGAACAGCTCGCCGATACCGATTACGCCATCTCGACCTTCGGCGAAGATGCCGAAGGCGCCCTGTATCTCGCGGACCACGCGGCCGGGGTGATCTACAGGATCGAAGCCCGCAAATGACCTCCGCATGCCGTTTTTGAACTGACAGCCATAGTAAGTTCCTGAGCGGCAAGCGCTTATCATTTCCCCCTTGCAACATTTCACGGCTTTATTCTAATATGGGTGCGCCTGAAGATGATCAGGGCGCATTTTTTTTGAGAGGAGCAGTTGCAGTACGTGGGATTAAGGCCGTTTGCAGGGAATTGCCGCAGCAGATATCTTGTGGTCCGTTGCCGCCATAGCTTCGTGAAAAGTACCCTTCCCCTTATGACGCCGGTGTTAAAGCTCTCCTATGTTCTGCCGATATTAGTTGTATGAAAAAGATAGGTATAGCAGTGCTCGTCATTATCGCTCTTTTCGGGGGATTATCGTTTGGCGCAGTGCAGGGAAGGGAGAGCCGGGAGCGCGCCCCCGAGGTGAAGGTCCCCATTCTTCTCTACCACCGCTTCGGTCCGACCGTGGCGGACAGCATGACCGTGACGACCCCGGTCTTCGAATCGCACCTCACGTATCTCAAGGAGAACGGCTACACCGTCATACCGCTGAGGCAGCTCGTCGACTACCGCCTCGGGAAAGGGCCGACCCCGCCGCCCAAATCGGTGGTCATCGTTGTCGACGACGGCCATAAAACGGTCCATTCCGACATGCTCCCCCTGGTGAAGAAATACCGCGTTCCGGTGACGCTCTTCCTGTATCCCTCGGCCATATCGAGGGCCTCCTACATCATGACCTGGGAGCAGATCAGGGAGCTCAAGAAGACGGGGCTCTTCGACCTGCAGGGACACACCTACTGGCATCCGAACTTCAAGCGGGAGAAGAAGAAGCTCCCGCCGGACGAATACGAGAAGCTCGTCGCCATGCAGCTGAAGAAATCGAAGGAAAAACTCGAGAAAGAGTTCGGCATCAAGGTCGACCTGCTCGCCTGGCCCTTCGGTATTTACGATGACCACCTTGCTGCCAGGGCCGCCGAAGCAGGGTACACCGCCGCCTTCTCCATAGAACGGCGGCATGTGAGCAGGTCCGAGAACATCATGACGCTTCCGCGTTATCTACTAAACAATGCCGAAAGGGGAAAGGTATTCGAGAGGCTGCTGGCAGGCCAGGCTTCTTGAGTGCGGGAATCAGACCAATGAAAAGGATCGGGACACATCTCATCGTCACGCTGGCAGTGCTCTTCGTAATGGTACCCGGGCTCGTTATGGGGGCTGCAAAAGGAAAAGTATCGGGACGCGTCGTCGACGCGTACACGAAGAAGCCCATAAGCGGGGCTTTCGTCGCGCTGAACGGGGTCACCATGCAGACCGACGCGAACGGCATGTTCGCCTACACCGGCACGGGGGAGAGACTCTCCGCGAGGGCCTACGGCTATACGCGGGCCGAGCAGACGCTCACCCCGGCGACGGCAGGCTTTCCTGTCGAGATGAAGCTGACGCCCTTTACCCCGAAGGCGCTCTACCTTACGTTTTACGGGATCGGCGACCGGGGGATCAGGGAGAACGCGCTCAGGCTCATCAATGAAACCGAGCTCAATGCTCTGGTCATCGATGTGAAGGGCGACCGGGGCGCGGTGACGTACAAGACATCGGTTCCCCTCGCCGGCCAGATCGGCGCGCAGAAGCTCATCATCGTCAAGGACATAAAAGGCCTCATTCAATCCATGAAGGAGCGGGGCATCTACACGATCGCCCGTATCGTCGTGTTCAAAGACAATATGCTCGGCGAGGCGCGGCCCGACCTGACGGTGCGGAAGCAGCAGGACGGAAGCGTCTGGCGCGACCGGGAGAACCTCGTCTGGGTAGACCCTTCCAAGAGAGAGGTGTGGGAATACAATATCAACCTCGCTGTCGAGGCTGCGCAGAACGGGTTCGACGAGATACAGTTCGATTATGTCCGCTTCCCGGACAGAAAAGGGCTCAAATTCGCGATCGAAAATACCGAGGAGAACAGGGTCAACGCCATCTCCGGCTTCCTTGCCGAGGCGAAGCGGCGGCTCGCCCCCTACAATGTCTTCCTCGCAGCCGATATCTTCGGGTATGTTCCGTGGAATCCCGACGACACGCAGATCGGCCAGCGGCTCGACAAGCTGATCCATTGCGTCGACTACATCTCGCTCATGCTCTACCCGTCGGGGTTCCAGTTCGGCATACCGGGGCACCGGAATCCCGTGGCGAATTCCTACGAGATCGTTTACAAATCCCTCAAGAAATCACAGGAGCGCACCAATATCGCATCGGTCCGGTTCAGGCCGTGGCTCCAGGCGTTCAGAGACTACGCCTTCGACAAGAGGTTTTTCACCGGCACCGAGATCAGGAGCCAGATCAGGGCCGCCGAAGAGTTCGGTGCGAACGGCTGGATGCTCTGGAATCCCCGTAACGCCTACTCCTCCGACGGCTTGAAGAGAGAGACGGCGACCCGGTATACTACGCCCGGTACTCCTGCGGCAGGGACGGTCGCGCCCGGTGCGAAACCGGTGGCGCAGAACGAAGAGACCTTTAACAAGCGTTCGTAGGGTCGTATGGGCATTGTCTTCCGTGCAGCATTTCTCTGTGTCATCGCAGGGCTGCTTGCAGCGATCACTGCGCCTGCGCCGGCAGATGCCGGCGCAGGCTTTAGTGTGCGCAGCGAGCAGCTCGCTTCCCTGGAACCCCTCATCGAGCAGGAGATAAAGAGCGGCAACATCCCCGGCGCCGTGGTCATCGTCGGAACTCCCGAACGCGTCATCTATCGCAAGGCCTTCGGGTACCGGGCCCTCCTCCCCGAGCGGCTGCCGATGCGCGAGGACACGATCTTCGACATCGCCTCGGTCACCAAAGCCGTGGCCACGACCACGGCGGTCATGCAGCTGGTCGAGAAGAAGAAGCTGTCGCTCGACGCGCCGGTCCACCGCTACTGGAGCGCCTTCAAAAAGAACGGCAAGAAAGACATCACGGTCCGCCATCTCCTGACCCACTACTCGGGGCTCAGGGCCGACCTGAAGCTGAAGCCGAAATGGTCGGGCTACAAGACGGCGATGAAGAAGATCATTGCGGAGAAGCCGCTCCTCCCTGCCGGCTCGTCCTACCTCTACAGCGACATCAATTTCGAAGTGCTGGGCGAGCTCGTGCACCGCGTGTCGGGAAAGCCGCTCGATGTCTACTGCGCCAAGAATATCTTCAAGCCGTTGGGCATGCACGAGACGATGTTCAGGCCCGGCGCTGCCCTTCGCCCCCGTATCGCGCCGACCCAGTTCCACGAGCGCAGGCTCCTCCAGGGAGAGGTGCATGACCCTTCCGCCTACCGCATGGGAGGCGTCGCAGGCCACTCCGGCGTCTTCTCGACTGCCGACGACCTCGCCCTCTTCGCCCGGATGGTCCTTAACGGCGGCAGCCTGAACGGCGTGCGCATTCTCAGCCCGCAGACGGTCGAAGCGATGACCATCCCCCAGTCGCCCCCGGGCAAAAAGGCCCTGAGAGGGCTCGGCTGGGAGATAGAGCCCCCCCTGGCCGCGAACCGAGACGAGCTCTTCCCGGTCGGCTCCTGCGCCCACCTCGGGTACACGGGAACGGCGCTCTGGATCGACCCCGTGACCGAAACATTCATCGTGCTGCTCACCAACAGGGTGCATCCCGACGGCAAGGGAGACGTGAAATATCTGCGCGAGCAGGTGAGGGCGATCGTCGGCGCAGTGCATGGCCCGCTCTCCCCGGAACAGGTCCTGGCGAGCCGCCCCTCGCTCCACGCCTTTTCGGAGCAGATGAGAGCTCACCAGTATTCTCCCTCCCAGGCCGCTGGACCGTCTGCAGGCGCGGGGCATCTCCGGGCAGCACGCAGCAGCAGGGTATGGCCGGGGATCGATGTGCTGCGCAGCGACAACTTCTCCGCCTTATCAGGGCTGCGGGTGGGACTGATTACGAACCATACCGGGCTCGACGGAGCAGGACGGCGCACGCTCGACCTCATCCGCCAGGCCCCGAATGTACACCTCGCGGCGCTCTTCAGCCCCGAGCATGGGCTCTTCGGCACGCTGGACGAGAAGGTCGGCTCGATGAGAGAGCCCAAGACCGGCCTGCCGGTCCACAGCCTCTACGGTTCCGTCCTGAGGCCGACCGACAAGATGCTCGACGGTCTCGACGCGCTGATCTTCGATATCCAGGACGCCGGCGTCCGCTTTTACACCTATATTTCGACCATGGGCCTCGCCATGGAGGCGGCTGCGAAGAGGGGGATCCCCTTTTTCGTGCTCGACCGGCCGAACCCCATCAACGCGTCACTGGTCCAGGGACCGGTGATGGACAGGGAGCTGAAGTCCTTTACCGGCTATTTCCCCATGCCGATACGGCACGGGATGACGGTCGGCGAGCTGGCGGCCATGTTCAACACCGAATACAACATCGGCGCCGCGCTCCATATCATAAAAATGAACGGCTACAACCGCGCCGACTGGTATGACGAGACCGGCCTCGCCTGGGTGAACCCCTCGCCCAACCTGCGCAGCCTTACCCAGGCCACCCTCTACCCCGGCGTCGCCCTGGTCGAAGGGGCGAACGTGAGCGTCGGACGGGGGACCGGCCGCCCCTTCGAGCTGCTCGGCGCGCCATGGATCAACGGACAGAAGCTCTCCGCTCATCTGAACAGCCGCGGCATACGCGGCGTCAGGTTCATGCCGGCGACCTTCGTCCCTGCGAGCCATATTTACAAGGGTAAAAAGTGCTCCGGCGTCCGCATCGAGCTGGTCGACCGCCAGAAGCTCGACCCCACTGCCATGGGGATCGAGATCGTCAGCGCGCTCTACCGGCTCCATCCGAAGGAGTTTCAGGTCGACAGCACGCTCGGCCTCATCGGCACCCGCGCCACGCTCCAGGACATCAAGGAGGGCCGGGACCCGCAGTCAATTGTGCTGAACTGGCAGAGCCCGCTCGAAGAGTTCCTCAAGATCAGGTCCAAGTACCTTCTTTATTAACCGCAGCACCCCCTGCTGATTGGGAAGCCTTCCGCAGTTCGCAGCCTAAAATGAGCCCGATCCGTCAATATGGGCTGTCCACGCTGAACAGAGAATAGTTCTGTTCTCATCCAAGCTCTTGAAAATAATTAAATTTATCTTTGGCACCGTACTTGCAAACGCAAGAAAGACCGGAAAGCCGCTTCGCCCTGAACGCAGCACGATACCGCGATGACGCTATGAGGAGGAGAGGGAGATGAACGATAAACGGGAATTCGGAAGGCGGGCTTGCGAAGGAGTAGTCGATTATCTGGTGATCGGGCTCGAGGATGTGAACTGGCGGGGCATGAGCCTGAAGGCCCGCATCATCGATATCAGCGAAGGGGGAGTCGGCATAGAGACGGAGTACCCGCTGGAGGCAGGGCATGCCGTGCACTTCAACGGCGACATCGGCGAGATAGGCGCTGTCCGGTGGAGCGAGCGCCGCGGCAGCTGCTACAGGGCCGGCATCGCCTTCTTGAAAGCCCGTGCCCGCAAGCCAGCCCATGCGGTATCCGCGCTCTGCGAACCGTGAGCCCATAGCCTATGAAGGGGAGCTTCTTCTTGACTCCCTTTCTTATACGCGCTAGCATTGTAATATAAGTTGCTTGTCCCAGGTAATCCGCACAGGAAGCACGAGAGTGCCTGTCCCTCAGCATTACCTGCCTGCTGCTGCCGCACGGAGTTTCCACCAACACACGCCACGCGCTTTCATGCTGCCTTGCCGGAACGGTGTAGACGACTGCGCCATTCATACTCCTTGCTGAACGCGTGAAAGGAGGTATACCATGGCAGATCCCGGCAGACCACGGGAATCGGGTGCCTACAGGGAAGAGGAGGCGCTGCACCTGCGGGCCGCGAGCTCGCTCGCCGGCTACACGGTCGCCGCTCACGACGGCGTGATCGGCGCGGTGCAGGAGTTCCTCTTCGATGACGATATCTGGGCGGTACGGTATATCGAGGTCGATCCCGGAGACTGGCTGCCGGGGAGAAAGGTCCTTATTTCCCCCCTCGTGCTCCAGGAGCCCGACTGGGAGCTGCCGAGGCTCTCGACGACCCTCACCCGGGAGCAGGTCGCCGGCGCCCCGCGCATCGGAAAGGACGAGCCGGTGTCGCGCCTGCACCAGGTCGATCTCTTCATGTACTACGGCTGGCTGCCCTACTGGATGGAAGAGGAGTACTATAATGTCCCCTCTCCTCCTCCCGGTGCGGCAGAGGCGACGGCACGGCAGCGGTTCGAGCAGGAGACCGCTGCGGACCGGCATCTCTTCGCATCAGGCGAAATGACGGAGTTCCGCATCCAGGCCCTCGACGGCGACGCCGGGCATGTGGAGGATTTCATCATGGATGAGGAGGACTGGGTGATCCACTATCTGGTGGTGGCGCTGGACTCCCCCCTCCCCGAACAGGAGAGCGGCAGGAGCGTCCTCGTCTCGACCGAGTGGGTCCAGAAGACCGTTCGCGAGGAGGAGCGGATCTATGTCGATCTCGACAGGGAGCGCGTGCTGAACAGCCCGGAGTACGATCCGGCGGTCCCGGTCACCCGCGAGTTCGAATTGGCGGTATACGATCACTACGGCAGGCCGCGCTACTGGGAGCCGGGCGGTGATGTCGAAGAAGACGACGATATGAGATTCCTTAGTTGACGCTAAGGATACCCTGCAGGGAGTAGTGGTGGAGGTGCTTGGCGATGAGGCGCTCCCTGCAGGACCTTTTCTCCTGTCTCAGGCCGGGGACGCGGCCAGGCTGAGGCGCTCAACCCAGAGAAAAGCGAGGGAGAGCAATGGATGAGCATATCCAGGATATCGCGGGAGTGATCGAGGAACAGGCGTTCGGAACCGCCGGGCAGCATGGCCGTGAGGTCGCGGACGGGGGAGCGTCGGACGTAGAGCTGCTCGACGCCTATTCACGGGCGGTCATCACGGTGGTGGACACGGTAGGGCCCACCGTTGTCGGTATCACCATCGGCAGCGACGCCGCAGCTCCCGCCACCGATCTCGCAGTCATACGCGCCGGGGGCCCTCTCTCCGGAGGTTGACGCCGCTGCCAGCCTCGGCTACCATTTAAGTATGCTTCCCCATTCCCAGCACTCATGAGTATCCTTCTCGAGCCTCAGCAGCCGATGATCCCGGCATCGACGGTCCCCTATCCGTCGCACTGAAGCATGCGAGTGGGCGCCAACCACAACACAAGGAGGAACAGCATGAAGAAGATGTTTATTGTAGTATTGTTCTTGGCAGTGTGCCTCATAGGAGCAAACCAGTCGTACGGCAATGGGCCCTCCTCGACCCGCGGAGCGGAGAGCAGTTCCATGCAGAGCGATTCCGCAACGAGGGGGACGGATATGCAGCAAAGCGACTCCTCGACACGAGGAGCTCAGACGCAGCAGGGCAGCAAGACACAGCCGGTCCGCCTCAGGCAAGCCAGCAAACTGATCGGCATGGACGTAAAGAACCAGCAGGGTGAAGACCTCGGCAACATCAGCGATATCATCGTCAACTCGTTCACGGGCCAGATCGTCTATGCCATTATGGAAGGCGATACGGGATTCCTCGGCGTGGGTGACCGTAATTTCGCTATTCCCTGGAAGTCGTTTCAGCCGAGTGTCTCGGGTGACGAGCTGATCCTCAACATCGATAAGGAGCGGCTCTCAAGGGCTCCCTACTTCACCAGGAATAATTGGCCGAACTTCGCAGACCGCCGCTGGGAGGTCGATGTTTACAAATTCTACGGTGTAAGCCCCTACTGGGAAGAGCGCTAGGAGGAGAGAAGAGCCCACCCATGCGCCTCTGACGCTTTCCCTGCGAGAGAGGCAGCGGCGGCTGCCGCTGCCTCTCTCATTCATGCAGCTCTGCTCATAGCGGGACTGCTGCTGCCGGTACTATCCGTGTTATCTCCCTGCAGGCCGGGGGCGGTCTCTCCAGAACGGGTCCATCATCGGCAATGAGGGCTCGAGGTAGCGGACATCGGAGGGGTAGGGCACGTATTCGAAGGGGATTTGATATCCCTGGCCGACATCCCGTATTTCGAAGACGGGAAAGA
This is a stretch of genomic DNA from Nitrospirota bacterium. It encodes these proteins:
- a CDS encoding polysaccharide deacetylase family protein: MKKIGIAVLVIIALFGGLSFGAVQGRESRERAPEVKVPILLYHRFGPTVADSMTVTTPVFESHLTYLKENGYTVIPLRQLVDYRLGKGPTPPPKSVVIVVDDGHKTVHSDMLPLVKKYRVPVTLFLYPSAISRASYIMTWEQIRELKKTGLFDLQGHTYWHPNFKREKKKLPPDEYEKLVAMQLKKSKEKLEKEFGIKVDLLAWPFGIYDDHLAARAAEAGYTAAFSIERRHVSRSENIMTLPRYLLNNAERGKVFERLLAGQAS
- a CDS encoding exo-beta-N-acetylmuramidase NamZ domain-containing protein, with amino-acid sequence MGIVFRAAFLCVIAGLLAAITAPAPADAGAGFSVRSEQLASLEPLIEQEIKSGNIPGAVVIVGTPERVIYRKAFGYRALLPERLPMREDTIFDIASVTKAVATTTAVMQLVEKKKLSLDAPVHRYWSAFKKNGKKDITVRHLLTHYSGLRADLKLKPKWSGYKTAMKKIIAEKPLLPAGSSYLYSDINFEVLGELVHRVSGKPLDVYCAKNIFKPLGMHETMFRPGAALRPRIAPTQFHERRLLQGEVHDPSAYRMGGVAGHSGVFSTADDLALFARMVLNGGSLNGVRILSPQTVEAMTIPQSPPGKKALRGLGWEIEPPLAANRDELFPVGSCAHLGYTGTALWIDPVTETFIVLLTNRVHPDGKGDVKYLREQVRAIVGAVHGPLSPEQVLASRPSLHAFSEQMRAHQYSPSQAAGPSAGAGHLRAARSSRVWPGIDVLRSDNFSALSGLRVGLITNHTGLDGAGRRTLDLIRQAPNVHLAALFSPEHGLFGTLDEKVGSMREPKTGLPVHSLYGSVLRPTDKMLDGLDALIFDIQDAGVRFYTYISTMGLAMEAAAKRGIPFFVLDRPNPINASLVQGPVMDRELKSFTGYFPMPIRHGMTVGELAAMFNTEYNIGAALHIIKMNGYNRADWYDETGLAWVNPSPNLRSLTQATLYPGVALVEGANVSVGRGTGRPFELLGAPWINGQKLSAHLNSRGIRGVRFMPATFVPASHIYKGKKCSGVRIELVDRQKLDPTAMGIEIVSALYRLHPKEFQVDSTLGLIGTRATLQDIKEGRDPQSIVLNWQSPLEEFLKIRSKYLLY
- a CDS encoding putative glycoside hydrolase, yielding MKRIGTHLIVTLAVLFVMVPGLVMGAAKGKVSGRVVDAYTKKPISGAFVALNGVTMQTDANGMFAYTGTGERLSARAYGYTRAEQTLTPATAGFPVEMKLTPFTPKALYLTFYGIGDRGIRENALRLINETELNALVIDVKGDRGAVTYKTSVPLAGQIGAQKLIIVKDIKGLIQSMKERGIYTIARIVVFKDNMLGEARPDLTVRKQQDGSVWRDRENLVWVDPSKREVWEYNINLAVEAAQNGFDEIQFDYVRFPDRKGLKFAIENTEENRVNAISGFLAEAKRRLAPYNVFLAADIFGYVPWNPDDTQIGQRLDKLIHCVDYISLMLYPSGFQFGIPGHRNPVANSYEIVYKSLKKSQERTNIASVRFRPWLQAFRDYAFDKRFFTGTEIRSQIRAAEEFGANGWMLWNPRNAYSSDGLKRETATRYTTPGTPAAGTVAPGAKPVAQNEETFNKRS
- a CDS encoding PQQ-dependent sugar dehydrogenase — encoded protein: MTRKRSLLITSMLIAVVIMGGGGRSADARSEGRMPPLSFAKVAGGLQSPTHITHAGDGSGRLFVTEQQGRIRIVKDGRLLKKPFLDITKRVSCCGERGLLSVAFPPDFVQKKYFYVNYTNSKGDTVVSRFFVSSDPDAANPESESIILTIDQPYANHNGGQIAFGPDGYLYIGMGDGGAGGDPKDYAQSPGSLLGKMLRIDVESKVLPYGIPDTNPFVKTRGYRDEIWALGLRNPWRFSFDRQTGDLYIADVGQDRYEEIHVQPAASRGGENYGWDIMEGAHCFEPPVNCDRSGLVMPVTEYDHSRGCSITGGMVYRGGSYPSLQGVYLYGDYCSGRVWGMRRSGSVWQSEQLADTDYAISTFGEDAEGALYLADHAAGVIYRIEARK
- a CDS encoding PilZ domain-containing protein gives rise to the protein MNDKREFGRRACEGVVDYLVIGLEDVNWRGMSLKARIIDISEGGVGIETEYPLEAGHAVHFNGDIGEIGAVRWSERRGSCYRAGIAFLKARARKPAHAVSALCEP
- a CDS encoding PRC-barrel domain-containing protein, with amino-acid sequence MADPGRPRESGAYREEEALHLRAASSLAGYTVAAHDGVIGAVQEFLFDDDIWAVRYIEVDPGDWLPGRKVLISPLVLQEPDWELPRLSTTLTREQVAGAPRIGKDEPVSRLHQVDLFMYYGWLPYWMEEEYYNVPSPPPGAAEATARQRFEQETAADRHLFASGEMTEFRIQALDGDAGHVEDFIMDEEDWVIHYLVVALDSPLPEQESGRSVLVSTEWVQKTVREEERIYVDLDRERVLNSPEYDPAVPVTREFELAVYDHYGRPRYWEPGGDVEEDDDMRFLS
- a CDS encoding PRC-barrel domain-containing protein; translated protein: MKKMFIVVLFLAVCLIGANQSYGNGPSSTRGAESSSMQSDSATRGTDMQQSDSSTRGAQTQQGSKTQPVRLRQASKLIGMDVKNQQGEDLGNISDIIVNSFTGQIVYAIMEGDTGFLGVGDRNFAIPWKSFQPSVSGDELILNIDKERLSRAPYFTRNNWPNFADRRWEVDVYKFYGVSPYWEER